The DNA region GGACCGGATCGGCCTTGACCCGGTCGATGTCGGCCAGAGGCACCTCGGTGAAGTCCAGGTTCCCTGCCTCGTACTCGGCGAAGGCCGGAACGGAGTCGAGGAAGAAGAGCTTGACCTCATCCAGCATCGCCTGCGGGATGGCCTCGGTGCCCGGCCAGAAGGGGTTCTTCATGATCGTGATGTCCGAGTCGTGCACCCAGTCCTTCAGGACGAAGGGGCCAAAGCCCTGGAAGAATCCGGGCTCGAACCAGCGATCTCCCCGTGCGTCGGTGCAGTCATCGCCTTCGATGATCCACTTCGGCACGGCATGCGCCGTCCACAGGCCGATGATGTTGGCATTGTAGGCGACGTTCTCGAGGAAGGTAACCTCGAGGGTGTAGTCGTCGAGGGCCTTGACCGCCACGTCATCGGCAGTTCCCGTCCCGCTGTTGTACTCCGCGGCGCCCTTGACGGCGAAGGCTAGGACGTAAGCGTACGGCGAGGCTGTCTCGGGAGCCAGCGCCCGCTTGATGCCGTACTCGAAGTCCACTGCCGTCACCGGCCGGGCGGCCGGGGTCTCTTGGCAGTCCATCACTTCGACTACCTGGGTGCCGTCATACTTCACCCACGGAATCCCCTGGCGCAGATGGAAGGTGTAGGTCTTGCCGTCTTCAGAGATATCCCACGACTCGGCCATGCCGGGATGGAGCGTGGCGTCTGTCTCGTCCAGCCAGGTCAGGCCGACGTTGGTGGCATTGACGATCGTGATGGCGCTGGTGTCTTCAGCCACGCCCGGATCGAGGGTCGGGATGTCGTTGTACCCGATCATCCCTGTGACGACCTTCGGCGCCGCTGCCGGGGCTTCTGGCGTGGTGGTTACGACCATCACCTCGCCTTCGACGATCACGGTCTGAACAACAGGTGTCCCGGCTGCCGGGGCGCAGGCGGCCAGGATCAGGCCGAAAGCCACCAGCAGCGAAATCACACCAAATCGCTTAGTACGCATTAGACTTCTCCTCCTTGCTTATGATTCGTGATGGTCTTACCGCAACGCGCGGTCTGGGCACTGCCTTTGTCCGGAACCACCTCCCTTCGGCCCCGGTCACGGGGCCCGTCTTTGGTCCTATTCTAAACTAGATGGCATGCAACCCAATGCGAAGGAGTTATCTCCCGCCACTCGGGCTCCTTCTGGGCGCACAGGTCAACTGCCAGTGGGCAGCGCGTGCGGAAATGGCAACCGGAAGGCGGGTTGACCGGGCT from Anaerolineales bacterium includes:
- a CDS encoding peptide ABC transporter substrate-binding protein; the protein is MRTKRFGVISLLVAFGLILAACAPAAGTPVVQTVIVEGEVMVVTTTPEAPAAAPKVVTGMIGYNDIPTLDPGVAEDTSAITIVNATNVGLTWLDETDATLHPGMAESWDISEDGKTYTFHLRQGIPWVKYDGTQVVEVMDCQETPAARPVTAVDFEYGIKRALAPETASPYAYVLAFAVKGAAEYNSGTGTADDVAVKALDDYTLEVTFLENVAYNANIIGLWTAHAVPKWIIEGDDCTDARGDRWFEPGFFQGFGPFVLKDWVHDSDITIMKNPFWPGTEAIPQAMLDEVKLFFLDSVPAFAEYEAGNLDFTEVPLADIDRVKADPVLSQEYSVYPNLCTYYYGFNTKAPFVDDVRVRRALSMAVDRQSLIDNVTKGGQEPAQWFGRPGLVAAPTMADHPDLGVKYDAAAAKALLDEYLAEKGITAADVDLTLMFNTSSGHQKIAEAIQQMWRETLGLEVKLTNQEWQVFLDTTKDPVNTPQIYRMGWCVDYPDENNFIREVMAKGGSQNPTAGGGINWLNEEFETLVKEAAAEQDPAKRLDMYAQAEEILVMTDAVIAPWYWYTTGNVTKPYVTRTYPVTGHNDFTLWDTSK